From a region of the Pseudoxanthomonas sp. X-1 genome:
- the ftsA gene encoding cell division protein FtsA: MNRKGDKSLIVGLDIGTSKVTALVGEYSPGNPIEVIGIGSHESRGLKRGVVVDIESTVQSIQRAVEEAELMAGCEIRSVYASISGAHVQCKNSPGIVPIRDGEVTWADLDRVLDAAKAVAIPADQKILHAIPREYKLDNSQEGIRNPVGMTGVRLEVDAHLVVCAQSAAANISKCVQRCGLQIDDLILSSLGSSVAVLTADERELGVVLVDMGAGTTDLAVFVHGAICHTASLPIAGDHVTNDIAHMLRTPTPEAEQIKVRYACALAQLATAEESIQVPSVGDRPPRRMPRHSLAQAVQGRYEEIFEMVQAELRRSGFEELVRAGMVLTGGASKMEGVVELAEEMLQMPVRIGIPQHVTGLGEVVGNPVHATGVGLLLMGSQIEHPRRPSLPTGKAGSLFKKLQNWYRGEF, from the coding sequence ATGAACCGCAAGGGCGACAAATCCCTGATCGTCGGACTGGACATCGGCACCTCCAAGGTGACCGCGCTGGTCGGCGAATATTCCCCGGGCAACCCGATCGAGGTGATCGGCATCGGCAGCCATGAGTCGCGCGGGCTCAAGCGCGGCGTGGTGGTCGATATCGAATCGACCGTGCAGTCGATCCAGCGCGCGGTGGAGGAAGCCGAGCTGATGGCCGGTTGCGAGATCCGCAGCGTCTACGCCTCGATCTCCGGCGCCCACGTGCAGTGCAAGAACTCGCCCGGCATCGTGCCAATCCGCGACGGCGAGGTGACCTGGGCCGACCTGGACCGCGTGCTCGACGCCGCCAAGGCCGTGGCCATCCCGGCCGACCAGAAGATCCTTCATGCCATTCCGCGCGAGTACAAGCTGGACAACTCGCAGGAAGGCATCCGCAATCCGGTCGGCATGACCGGCGTGCGCCTGGAAGTGGACGCGCACCTGGTGGTCTGTGCGCAGTCGGCCGCGGCCAACATCTCCAAGTGCGTGCAGCGCTGCGGCCTGCAGATCGACGACCTGATCCTGTCCTCGCTGGGCTCATCGGTGGCGGTGCTCACCGCCGACGAGCGCGAGCTGGGCGTGGTCCTGGTCGACATGGGCGCCGGCACCACCGACCTGGCGGTGTTCGTGCACGGCGCGATCTGCCACACCGCCTCGCTGCCGATCGCCGGCGACCACGTCACCAACGACATCGCGCACATGCTGCGCACGCCGACCCCGGAAGCCGAGCAGATCAAGGTGCGCTACGCCTGCGCGCTGGCCCAGCTGGCCACCGCCGAGGAGTCGATCCAGGTGCCGTCCGTGGGCGATCGTCCGCCGCGGCGCATGCCGCGCCATTCGCTGGCGCAGGCGGTGCAGGGCCGCTACGAGGAGATCTTCGAGATGGTCCAGGCCGAGCTGCGCCGCTCCGGCTTCGAGGAGCTGGTGCGCGCCGGCATGGTGCTCACCGGCGGTGCCTCGAAGATGGAAGGCGTGGTCGAGCTGGCCGAGGAGATGCTGCAGATGCCGGTGCGCATCGGCATCCCCCAGCACGTCACCGGCCTGGGCGAAGTGGTCGGCAACCCGGTCCACGCCACCGGCGTGGGCCTGCTGCTGATGGGCAGCCAGATCGAGCATCCGCGCCGGCCGTCGCTGCCCACGGGCAAGGCCGGCAGCCTGTTCAAGAAACTGCAGAACTGGTACCGCGGCGAATTCTGA
- a CDS encoding cell division protein FtsQ/DivIB, producing the protein MSNALRVLTWILALALVALPVVAVFNGWIGAERWPLKRLRVGGELHRVDPAQLRAVVLPYAARGYFAVQLSDAQRAVERLPWVERAQVRKRWPDVLEVTVIEHKPFARWGSDKLLSVDGALFPLPRNVDASALPQLGGPESQVAEVVSLYNESTQLFAPLGLKVDALAMDARGSWSLTLGNGLNVVIGRADARPRLQRFVRLLPRLLGDPRQLASVDLRYTNGFALTWGADRAPGPASRDAGATPPASPLPPAVDAQAMRAVRDARTFALRLPASIQRMRALLAPTSAFNPLPSTTS; encoded by the coding sequence ATGAGCAACGCCCTGCGCGTGCTGACCTGGATCCTGGCGCTGGCGCTGGTCGCCCTACCGGTCGTGGCCGTGTTCAACGGCTGGATCGGCGCCGAACGCTGGCCGCTGAAGCGGCTGCGCGTCGGCGGCGAGCTGCACCGCGTCGATCCGGCGCAGCTGCGCGCGGTGGTGCTGCCGTATGCGGCACGCGGCTACTTCGCCGTGCAACTGAGCGATGCGCAGCGCGCGGTCGAGCGGCTGCCCTGGGTCGAGCGCGCGCAGGTGCGCAAGCGCTGGCCGGACGTGCTGGAAGTGACCGTGATCGAGCACAAGCCGTTCGCCCGCTGGGGCAGCGACAAGCTGCTATCGGTGGACGGCGCGCTGTTCCCGCTGCCCAGGAACGTCGACGCCAGCGCGCTGCCGCAGCTCGGCGGTCCGGAGAGCCAGGTGGCCGAGGTGGTGTCCCTGTACAACGAGTCGACCCAGCTGTTCGCGCCGCTGGGGCTGAAGGTGGACGCGCTGGCGATGGACGCGCGCGGCAGCTGGTCGCTGACCCTCGGCAATGGCCTGAATGTGGTGATCGGTCGCGCCGACGCCCGTCCGCGCCTGCAGCGCTTCGTGCGCCTGCTGCCGCGCCTGCTCGGCGACCCGCGCCAGCTGGCCAGCGTGGACCTGCGCTACACCAACGGCTTCGCCCTGACCTGGGGCGCCGACAGGGCCCCGGGCCCGGCAAGCAGGGACGCGGGCGCAACCCCTCCGGCCAGTCCGCTGCCGCCTGCCGTGGATGCCCAGGCCATGCGCGCTGTGCGCGATGCAAGGACGTTCGCCCTGCGCCTGCCGGCATCGATCCAGCGCATGCGCGCGCTGCTGGCCCCGACCTCCGCTTTCAATCCTCTTCCCAGTACAACCTCATGA
- a CDS encoding D-alanine--D-alanine ligase, producing the protein MSATSLPSSRISDAAAFGRVAVLMGGTSSEREVSLNSGANVLEALTARGVDAFAVDGIPALAALLAQGGCDRVFNVLHGHNGGGEDGVVQGLMTAFGVPYTGSDVLGSALSMDKVRTKQVWLSLGLPTPRYVRLAATADAAAVHAAAAELGLPVIVKPANEGSSVGVTRVFEDAQLDEAVALAARYDGELLMEQLVVGDELTVGILGQTALPSIRIVPKGAWYDYNAKYIAEDTQYLCPGLEGQAEDEIRRIALAAFNAAGCGGWGRVDVMRDAASGALFLLEVNTAPGMTSHSLVPKAARQAGLGFEDLCWRILEQTV; encoded by the coding sequence ATGAGCGCGACCTCGCTTCCGTCCTCGCGCATCTCGGATGCGGCCGCATTCGGTCGCGTCGCGGTGCTGATGGGCGGCACCTCCAGCGAGCGCGAGGTGTCGCTGAACTCCGGCGCCAACGTGCTCGAGGCGCTCACCGCGCGCGGCGTGGATGCGTTCGCGGTCGACGGCATCCCCGCGCTGGCCGCGCTGCTGGCGCAGGGGGGCTGCGATCGAGTGTTCAACGTCCTGCACGGCCACAACGGCGGCGGTGAGGACGGCGTGGTCCAGGGGCTGATGACCGCCTTCGGCGTGCCCTACACCGGCTCGGACGTGCTCGGCTCGGCGTTGAGCATGGACAAGGTGCGCACCAAGCAGGTGTGGCTGTCGCTGGGTCTGCCGACCCCGCGCTACGTGCGCCTTGCGGCGACGGCCGATGCGGCCGCCGTGCACGCCGCGGCCGCGGAGCTGGGCCTGCCGGTGATCGTCAAGCCCGCCAACGAAGGCTCCAGCGTCGGCGTCACCCGCGTGTTCGAGGACGCGCAGCTGGACGAGGCGGTGGCGCTGGCCGCGCGCTACGACGGTGAGCTGCTCATGGAGCAGCTGGTGGTCGGCGACGAGCTGACCGTCGGCATCCTCGGCCAGACCGCGCTGCCCTCGATCCGCATCGTGCCCAAGGGCGCCTGGTACGACTACAACGCCAAGTACATCGCTGAGGACACCCAGTACCTGTGCCCCGGTCTGGAGGGACAGGCCGAGGACGAGATCCGGCGCATCGCGCTGGCCGCCTTCAACGCCGCCGGCTGCGGCGGCTGGGGCCGCGTGGACGTCATGCGCGACGCCGCCAGCGGCGCGCTGTTCCTGCTGGAGGTCAACACCGCGCCGGGCATGACCAGCCACTCGCTGGTGCCCAAGGCCGCGCGCCAGGCCGGGCTGGGGTTCGAGGACCTGTGCTGGCGGATCCTGGAGCAGACGGTATGA
- the murC gene encoding UDP-N-acetylmuramate--L-alanine ligase: MISAARERRLQNTGNLAQAFRRVHFVGIGGSGMSGIAEVLCTLGYEVSGSDASENAATRRLASLGARVMRGHNASNVLGTDCVVVSSAIKADNPELMEARSQRIPIVPRAMMLAELMRFRRGIAVAGTHGKTTTTSLTAAVLSEGGLDPTYVIGGQLLSAGANAKLGDGQWLVAEADESDGSFLRLNPLIAVITNIDADHLENYGNDFARVQAAFAEFLQRLPFYGLAVLCVDDPEVAALAAETPRHVMTYGLSDGADIRAENVVQEAGRMRFTLCLPEDVSVGVTLALPGKHNVLNALAAAAVGWQLGVQPGTIARALANFSGIGRRFNDLGAIDTGRGATVQLIDDYGHHPKELAAVFAAARGGWPDKRLVVAFQPHRYSRTRDQFDAFAAVLSEVDALVLSEVYPAGEAPIAGADAKSLARAIRARGRNEPVVVSRVADLATVLPDVLTDGDLLLMMGAGDIGAVAQQIAAQGFAPGGQA; encoded by the coding sequence ATGATTTCCGCGGCGCGTGAACGCCGGCTGCAGAACACCGGCAACCTGGCCCAGGCCTTTCGCCGCGTGCATTTCGTCGGCATCGGCGGCTCGGGCATGAGCGGCATCGCCGAGGTGCTGTGCACGCTGGGCTACGAGGTCTCCGGTTCGGACGCCTCGGAGAACGCGGCGACCCGGCGCCTGGCCTCGCTCGGCGCGCGCGTGATGCGCGGCCACAACGCCTCCAACGTGCTGGGCACCGACTGCGTGGTCGTCTCCAGCGCGATCAAGGCCGACAACCCCGAGCTGATGGAGGCGCGCAGCCAGCGCATCCCGATCGTGCCGCGCGCGATGATGCTGGCCGAACTGATGCGCTTCCGTCGCGGCATCGCCGTGGCCGGCACGCACGGCAAGACCACCACCACCTCGCTCACCGCCGCGGTGCTCAGCGAGGGCGGCCTGGACCCGACCTATGTCATCGGCGGCCAGCTGCTCTCGGCCGGCGCCAACGCCAAGCTCGGCGATGGCCAGTGGCTGGTGGCCGAGGCCGACGAGAGCGACGGCAGCTTCCTGCGCCTGAACCCGCTGATCGCGGTCATCACCAACATCGATGCCGATCATCTGGAGAACTACGGCAACGACTTCGCGCGCGTGCAGGCGGCCTTCGCCGAATTCCTGCAGCGCCTGCCGTTCTACGGCCTGGCCGTGCTGTGCGTCGACGATCCGGAAGTGGCCGCGCTGGCCGCCGAGACGCCGCGCCACGTGATGACCTACGGCCTGTCCGACGGCGCCGACATCCGCGCCGAGAACGTGGTGCAGGAGGCCGGGCGCATGCGCTTCACCCTGTGCCTGCCCGAGGACGTCTCGGTTGGCGTGACCCTGGCGCTGCCGGGCAAGCACAACGTGCTCAACGCCCTGGCCGCCGCCGCGGTGGGCTGGCAGCTGGGCGTGCAGCCGGGCACGATCGCGCGCGCCCTGGCCAACTTCTCCGGCATCGGCCGGCGCTTCAACGACCTGGGCGCCATCGACACCGGGCGCGGCGCGACCGTGCAGCTGATCGACGACTACGGCCACCATCCGAAGGAACTGGCCGCGGTGTTCGCCGCCGCGCGCGGCGGCTGGCCGGACAAGCGTCTGGTCGTCGCGTTCCAGCCGCACCGCTACAGCCGCACCCGCGATCAGTTCGACGCCTTCGCCGCGGTGCTGAGCGAGGTCGATGCACTGGTGCTGAGCGAGGTCTATCCGGCCGGCGAGGCGCCGATCGCCGGGGCCGACGCCAAGTCGCTGGCGCGCGCCATCCGCGCGCGCGGCCGCAACGAGCCGGTGGTGGTCAGCCGCGTGGCCGACCTGGCCACCGTGCTGCCCGACGTGCTGACCGATGGCGACCTGCTGCTGATGATGGGCGCCGGCGACATCGGCGCGGTCGCCCAGCAGATCGCCGCGCAGGGCTTCGCCCCGGGAGGCCAGGCATGA
- the murG gene encoding undecaprenyldiphospho-muramoylpentapeptide beta-N-acetylglucosaminyltransferase, with product MTAGNAPVMILAGGTGGHIFPALAVAKVLRARGVPVTWLGADGQMETRLVPQHDIALDTIAVKGLRGKGAAALFGAPLRIAAAVMAAAGVLRRRAPRAVISFGGYAAGPGGVAARLQGRPLLVHEQNRAPGMTNKLLSKVARRVLTGFPGSFAVREEAVGNPVREEIAAIAPPRERLVGREGPLRLLVLGGSQGARALNTAVPQALAALKLDAQVRHQCGEKLRAEADAAYAQAGVSASVESFIADMAQAYAWADLVVCRAGASTLAELCAAGVGSVLVPFAAAVDDHQTRNAQYLVEHGAAVLLKQDDSLSVHLQRVLAVLSADPQRRLDMAIAARGLARIDAAERIADIILEEAA from the coding sequence ATGACGGCAGGCAACGCCCCCGTGATGATCCTGGCCGGCGGCACCGGCGGCCACATTTTCCCCGCGCTGGCCGTGGCCAAGGTGCTGCGTGCGCGCGGCGTGCCGGTCACCTGGCTGGGCGCCGACGGGCAGATGGAGACGCGCCTGGTGCCGCAGCACGACATCGCGCTGGACACCATCGCGGTCAAGGGCCTGCGCGGCAAGGGCGCGGCGGCGCTGTTCGGCGCGCCCCTGCGCATCGCCGCGGCGGTCATGGCCGCCGCCGGTGTGCTGCGCCGGCGCGCGCCGCGCGCGGTGATCAGTTTCGGCGGCTATGCGGCCGGCCCGGGCGGCGTGGCCGCCCGGCTGCAGGGCCGGCCGCTGCTGGTGCACGAACAGAACCGCGCGCCGGGCATGACCAACAAGCTGCTGTCCAAGGTGGCGCGGCGCGTGCTGACCGGCTTCCCCGGCAGCTTCGCCGTGCGCGAGGAAGCCGTCGGCAACCCGGTGCGCGAGGAGATCGCCGCCATCGCCCCGCCGCGCGAGCGCCTGGTCGGTCGCGAAGGCCCGCTGCGCCTGCTGGTGCTGGGCGGCAGCCAGGGCGCGCGCGCGCTCAACACCGCCGTGCCGCAGGCGCTGGCCGCGCTGAAGCTGGACGCGCAGGTGCGCCATCAGTGCGGCGAGAAGCTGCGCGCCGAGGCCGACGCGGCCTATGCGCAGGCCGGCGTGAGCGCCAGCGTGGAGAGCTTCATCGCCGACATGGCGCAGGCCTATGCCTGGGCCGACCTGGTGGTCTGCCGCGCGGGCGCCTCGACCCTGGCCGAGCTGTGCGCCGCCGGCGTCGGCAGCGTGCTGGTGCCCTTCGCCGCGGCGGTGGACGACCACCAGACCCGCAACGCGCAGTACCTGGTCGAACACGGCGCCGCCGTGCTGCTCAAGCAGGACGACAGCTTGAGCGTGCACCTGCAGCGGGTGCTGGCCGTGCTCTCGGCCGACCCGCAGCGCCGGCTGGACATGGCCATCGCCGCGCGCGGGCTGGCCCGCATCGATGCGGCCGAACGCATCGCAGACATCATCTTGGAGGAAGCCGCATGA
- the ftsW gene encoding putative lipid II flippase FtsW, with amino-acid sequence MNDFRKQAMRLESIGGQYDFWLVAAAAALAAIGVVMVASASIAMAATPYYYLSRHVVFLALGVGLAITAMRMELKSIEKYNQLLLLGCFALLVVVFVPGLGSTVNGARRWINLGFTRFQTVEAVKVLYIVWLASYLVRFRDEVNATWGALIKAIGVVLVLIALLLLQPDFGSSTLLLGITAGMLILGGANLPRMTMPVLALLPALVALVVFEPYRMRRVTSFLDPWKDQLGSGYQLSNALMAIGRGEWTGVGLGSSVQKLNYLPEAHTDFIFSVIGEELGFLGVCAIIGLYALLVGRALYVGYRCVGRNRHFAGYIAFGIALWIGMQAFVSIGVNLGLLPTKGLTLPLISSGGSSVLMTCAAMGLLLRVSYELSRAEKHIALTRGETVVVADPKTPASRPARDAEPEAPAPAKAAARGNARPQRIEPTFERIG; translated from the coding sequence ATGAACGACTTCCGCAAGCAGGCCATGCGCCTGGAATCGATCGGGGGCCAGTACGACTTCTGGCTGGTGGCGGCCGCCGCGGCGCTGGCGGCGATCGGCGTGGTGATGGTGGCTTCGGCCTCGATCGCCATGGCGGCCACGCCGTACTACTACCTGAGCCGCCACGTGGTGTTCCTGGCGCTGGGCGTGGGCCTGGCCATCACCGCCATGCGCATGGAGCTCAAGTCCATCGAGAAGTACAACCAGCTGCTGCTGCTGGGCTGCTTCGCGCTGCTGGTGGTGGTGTTCGTGCCGGGGCTGGGCAGCACGGTCAACGGCGCGCGGCGCTGGATCAACCTGGGGTTCACCCGCTTCCAGACGGTCGAGGCGGTCAAGGTGCTCTACATCGTCTGGCTCGCCAGCTACCTGGTGCGCTTCCGCGACGAGGTCAACGCGACCTGGGGCGCGCTGATCAAGGCCATTGGCGTGGTGCTGGTGCTGATCGCGCTGCTGCTGCTGCAGCCGGACTTCGGCTCGTCCACGCTGCTGCTGGGCATCACCGCCGGCATGCTGATCCTGGGCGGCGCCAACCTGCCGCGCATGACCATGCCGGTGCTGGCGCTGCTGCCGGCGCTGGTGGCGCTGGTGGTGTTCGAGCCCTACCGCATGCGCCGCGTGACCTCCTTCCTGGATCCGTGGAAGGACCAGCTGGGCTCGGGCTACCAGCTGTCCAACGCGCTGATGGCCATCGGCCGCGGCGAATGGACCGGCGTGGGCCTGGGCAGCTCGGTGCAGAAGCTCAACTACCTGCCCGAGGCGCATACCGACTTCATCTTCTCGGTGATCGGCGAGGAGCTCGGCTTCCTCGGCGTGTGCGCCATCATCGGCCTGTACGCGCTGCTGGTCGGCCGCGCGCTGTACGTCGGCTACCGCTGCGTGGGCCGCAACCGCCATTTCGCCGGCTACATCGCCTTCGGCATCGCGCTGTGGATCGGCATGCAGGCCTTCGTTTCGATCGGCGTCAACCTGGGCCTGCTGCCGACCAAGGGCCTGACCCTGCCGCTGATCTCCTCCGGTGGTTCGTCGGTGCTGATGACCTGCGCGGCGATGGGCCTGCTGCTGCGCGTGTCCTACGAACTCAGCCGCGCCGAGAAGCACATCGCCCTGACCCGCGGTGAGACCGTGGTCGTCGCCGATCCCAAGACGCCGGCCTCCAGGCCCGCGCGCGACGCCGAACCCGAGGCGCCGGCACCGGCCAAGGCCGCCGCGCGCGGCAACGCGCGCCCGCAGCGCATCGAACCCACCTTCGAGCGCATCGGATGA
- the mraY gene encoding phospho-N-acetylmuramoyl-pentapeptide-transferase translates to MLLELARWLRQLDSVFAIFNYLTLRAILAALTALFLSLWMGPAVIRRLAQFKGGQPIRSDGPQTHFSKAGTPTMGGALILMTVLMATLLWGDLRNRYVWLVLAVMVAFGAIGWYDDWIKIVRRDPNGLKSRWKYLLQSIFGLAAGIFLWHTADVAAATTFYIPLFKAVALPLAGVGFVTIAYFWIVGFSNAVNLTDGLDGLAIMPTVLVACALAVFAYASGNVVFSNYLQIPQVPGAGELVIICAAIAGAGLGFLWFNTYPAMVFMGDIGALALGAVLGTIAVIVRQELVLVVMGGIFVVETLSVMIQVASFKLTGKRVFRMAPIHHHFELKGWPEPRVIVRFWIISVILVLVGLATLKVR, encoded by the coding sequence ATGCTGCTTGAACTGGCCCGCTGGCTGAGGCAACTGGACTCGGTCTTCGCGATCTTCAACTACCTGACCCTGCGCGCGATCCTGGCGGCGTTGACCGCGCTGTTCCTGTCGCTGTGGATGGGTCCGGCAGTGATCCGCCGGCTGGCGCAGTTCAAGGGCGGCCAGCCGATCCGCAGCGACGGCCCGCAGACGCATTTCTCCAAGGCCGGCACGCCGACCATGGGCGGCGCGCTGATCCTGATGACCGTGCTGATGGCCACGCTGCTGTGGGGCGACCTGCGCAACCGGTACGTGTGGCTGGTGCTGGCGGTGATGGTGGCCTTCGGCGCGATCGGCTGGTACGACGACTGGATCAAGATCGTGCGCCGCGATCCCAACGGCCTGAAGTCGCGCTGGAAATACCTGCTGCAGTCGATCTTCGGCCTGGCCGCGGGCATCTTCCTGTGGCACACCGCCGACGTGGCGGCGGCGACCACGTTCTACATCCCGCTGTTCAAGGCCGTGGCGCTGCCGCTGGCCGGGGTGGGCTTCGTCACCATCGCCTACTTCTGGATCGTGGGCTTCTCCAACGCGGTCAACCTCACCGACGGCCTGGACGGGCTGGCGATCATGCCGACCGTGCTGGTGGCCTGCGCGCTGGCGGTGTTCGCCTACGCCTCGGGCAACGTGGTGTTCTCCAACTACCTGCAGATCCCGCAGGTCCCGGGCGCGGGCGAACTGGTCATCATCTGCGCGGCCATCGCCGGCGCGGGCCTGGGCTTTCTGTGGTTCAACACCTACCCGGCGATGGTGTTCATGGGCGACATCGGCGCGCTTGCGCTCGGTGCGGTGCTCGGCACCATCGCGGTGATCGTGCGCCAGGAACTGGTGCTGGTGGTGATGGGCGGCATCTTCGTCGTCGAGACGCTCTCGGTGATGATCCAGGTCGCCAGCTTCAAGCTCACCGGCAAGCGCGTGTTCCGCATGGCGCCCATCCATCACCACTTCGAACTCAAGGGCTGGCCCGAGCCGCGCGTCATCGTCCGGTTCTGGATCATCTCGGTGATCCTGGTCCTTGTCGGCCTGGCCACGTTGAAGGTGCGCTGA
- the murF gene encoding UDP-N-acetylmuramoyl-tripeptide--D-alanyl-D-alanine ligase yields the protein MNRLPLSLIAHLAGGELHGEDVTVAAVSNDTRALRPGSLYVALRGERFDGHDFIAQAAAQGAGALLVDHAVDSALPQVVVADTQQALARLAAGLQRDRAGKVVAITGSNGKTSVKALVLAILERAGQTWSTPGNRNNEIGLPLAVIEAPDAAEYAVYEMGAGKPGDIAYLTDIARPDVSLVNNIAPAHLERMGSLLGVARTKGAIYSALPDTGVAVINADDAFVEYFAGLASGRRVLRFGLEGSAEIRARDIVTDAEGSRFTLITPQGEAQVRLPLPGRHNVRNALAATGLALGCGVALATIVEGLQAARPVAGRQVSHTLPSGAMLIDDSYNANPGSLAAAIDTLAATTRNGWLVLGDMRELGPEGAALHAAAGAQARQAGIARLYALGELSAHAAAAFGEGARVFDTHAALAEALAAELDASASGPASPASRPVILVKGSRGSAMDRIVTALLPAAPAQSTGGTAHAA from the coding sequence ATGAACCGCCTGCCCCTGTCGCTGATCGCGCACCTGGCCGGTGGCGAGCTGCACGGCGAGGACGTCACCGTGGCCGCGGTGTCCAACGACACCCGCGCGCTGCGCCCGGGCAGCCTGTACGTGGCCCTGCGCGGTGAACGCTTCGACGGCCACGACTTCATCGCCCAGGCCGCCGCGCAGGGCGCCGGCGCCCTGCTGGTGGATCACGCCGTGGACAGCGCGCTGCCGCAGGTGGTGGTGGCCGACACGCAGCAGGCGCTGGCGCGCCTCGCCGCCGGCCTGCAGCGCGATCGCGCGGGCAAGGTGGTGGCCATCACCGGCAGCAACGGCAAGACCAGCGTCAAGGCGCTGGTGCTGGCCATCCTCGAGCGCGCCGGCCAGACCTGGTCGACGCCGGGCAACCGCAACAACGAGATCGGCCTGCCGCTGGCGGTGATCGAGGCCCCGGACGCGGCCGAGTACGCCGTCTACGAGATGGGCGCCGGCAAGCCGGGCGACATCGCCTACCTGACCGACATCGCCCGCCCCGACGTGTCGCTGGTCAACAACATCGCCCCCGCGCATCTGGAACGCATGGGCAGCCTGCTCGGCGTCGCCCGGACCAAGGGCGCGATCTACAGCGCGCTGCCCGACACGGGCGTGGCGGTGATCAACGCCGACGATGCCTTCGTCGAATACTTCGCCGGGCTGGCCTCGGGCCGGCGCGTGCTGCGCTTCGGCCTGGAAGGCAGCGCCGAGATCCGCGCGCGCGACATCGTCACCGACGCCGAAGGCTCGCGCTTCACCCTGATCACCCCGCAGGGCGAAGCGCAGGTGCGCCTGCCGCTGCCGGGCCGCCACAACGTGCGCAACGCCCTGGCCGCCACCGGCCTGGCGCTGGGCTGCGGCGTGGCGCTGGCCACCATCGTCGAAGGCCTGCAGGCCGCGCGCCCGGTCGCCGGCCGCCAGGTCTCGCATACGCTGCCCTCGGGCGCGATGCTCATCGACGACAGCTACAACGCCAACCCCGGTTCGCTGGCCGCCGCGATCGACACGCTGGCCGCCACCACCAGAAACGGCTGGCTGGTGCTGGGCGACATGCGTGAACTCGGCCCGGAAGGCGCGGCGCTGCACGCCGCCGCCGGCGCCCAGGCCAGGCAGGCCGGCATCGCCCGCCTGTACGCGCTGGGCGAACTGAGCGCCCACGCCGCCGCGGCCTTCGGCGAGGGCGCGCGCGTGTTCGACACGCACGCCGCGCTGGCCGAGGCGCTGGCCGCGGAGCTGGACGCGTCCGCGTCCGGTCCCGCTTCGCCGGCCTCGCGTCCCGTGATCCTGGTCAAAGGCTCGCGCGGCAGCGCGATGGACCGCATCGTCACCGCGCTGCTTCCCGCCGCGCCCGCGCAATCCACGGGAGGCACCGCGCATGCTGCTTGA